Part of the Streptococcus ilei genome is shown below.
TTTTCTTTTCTTCCACATCACTGACAGACATGATCTCCAGCCATTTTTGATGGTCTAGGTTGGTGACATTCAAGGTGATGGGGCCTCCCATGGTCAAGCCATGGCGAACTCCGGAGGTGATCTCGACCTGATCGCTTTCAATCTTCATCCGTGCTCCACGACCGTAGCCCCCTTGGCGACGTTTCAACTCAGCATTGATAAAATCAGCCGTCAAAGGGAGTCCTGCAGGCACTCCTTCAATAATGGCTGTTAGTCGTGGTCCGTGTGATTCTCCTGCTGTTAAATAACGCATGGTATCTCCTTTGTCGGTTTCTAGTTTAAGAAGTCTTTCATTTCTTCCAATGGGACTGGATGAATCTGACAAGTGCCAATTTCTGGGACCAAAACGAGTTTTAATTGATTGCCCCTCGCCTTCTTGTCCAAGGTCAAGGCTTGATATAGCTCTTCTTTATCCCATTTATGGAATTCTACTGGTAAGCCAAATTTTTGACACATTTGGCGAATGGCCCGTGTTAAACCGGCTTGGACGAGTCCCTTGGCTTCTGCCACCTTAGTGACTTGTACCATCCCTATCGCTACGGCTTCTCCGTGCATGACCTGGCCATAACCTGCAGTTGCTTCAATGGCGTGTCCAAGGGTATGACCAAAATTCAGATAAAGACGGATGCCCTGGTCTAGCTCATCCTCAACAACCATCTTGCGCTTGACTTGACAGGAATGAGCAATCAGGGATTCTGCATGCTCATAAATAGACTCGACGGAGCCATCCATTCCTTCCAATTCTTCCCATAATTCTGGATCCTCAATGAGTCCATACTTGATGACCTCCCCCATGCCCTCGATCAACTCACGTTGGCCCAGGGTCCGCAGTACCTCAGGGTCAATCAAGACTCCAGCAGGTTGGGCAAAGGTTCCTACCAAGTTTTTAGCATAGAGCGTATTTACTCCAGTCTTGCCTCCAATAGAAGAGTCGACTTGAGCAGTCAAACTAGTTGGTACTTGGACGAAATGAATCCCACGCATATAAGTGGAAGCCACGAAACCAGCTAGATCTCCGACAACGCCACCACCCAGAGCAAGGATCCCATCCGATCGTGTCATGCCATTCTTCGCTAAAAATTCATAAACTTTCTGAACAGTCGTTAGATTTTTACTAGCTTCTCCTTCTAGAAACTCATAATGAACAACTGTAAATCCTTCACTTTCAAGGCATTTCACTACCTGACTTGCATAAAGGGATCCCACATGGTTGTCTGTTATGACTGCTACTTTTTGAGGTTCCCATAAATGACTGAGCCAAGTTCCTACCTTTTGGATTGCTCCATTCTCAATGACAATCTCATAACCATTCTTTGGTAGATCAACATTCACCTTCATAAGGATCTCCTTTCAAATCCATGTGAAAAACATTACAATTTCACCATTGTATAAAAATAGAAAACAGAGCATACTTGATTAAGTTTTTCTGTTTTCTTCCATCATTTTTCTAATACATATTCAGGGTATTCCAATTTCAAGGCTTGCCAGACTTCCTGCTCTGGGAAGGTTTTATACGTCATTAGTTCGAAGGCTAGGGCAGCTTGATGAAACAGCATTCCAAGCCCATTTACCGTTTGCAGCTCTTGTTCTTCCGCTAATTGAAGAAACGGTGTCTTGGCAGGAAAATAAGCCAAGTCGGCTACTAGACATCCTTTAGGAAAGGTAAAGTCCTTAGGAACAGGAAGGGAAACTCCGTCCATTCCAAGTCCAGTAGCATTGATCAATAAATCCGTCCCCACCATCATTGCATTGACCTGGTCCCGACGGGATAAGTCATGGAGGACAATTGAAAAAGAGAGAGCTTCAGATAGTGGAGAGAAGGTAGCCTGATACTTGGCTAAACTTTCTGGGCGAACAAATAAATGTATCTCTGCCACTCCTTGTCGAATAGCTTCTAGGATAATGGCAGTTGCTGCCCCGCCTGCTCCCAAAAGGACAAGTTTCTTATCCTTTATAGAAAAAGTCTTGGGTAGACTCTTTAAAAAACCAAGTCCATCGGTATTGTATCCTGTTAAGCAACCATCCTTCTGAACAATTGTATTGACCGAACCGATGAGTTGGGCACTTTCATCCACCTGATCTAAGTAGGGTAGGACTTTTTTCTTATAGGGCATGGAAATATTGGCGCCCAACATATCCAGTACTCGTAACTGTTGAAGACTTTGTTCAACTTGTTCTTCTGCCACTTCCCAAGCAAGGTAGACCGCATTGGTGGCGGTTAGTTGGTAAGCATGATTGTGAATAAAGGGCGAGATACTATGACGAATGGGCTTAGCAATGACGGCCGCCATTCGCGTATAGCCATCAATCCTCATCTAAGATCTCCCGAATCTTGTGCATGCTTGCCAAACTGATTTGACCTGGTGCACTTTCCTCTCCAACACTAGCATAGGACCAAACAGAACCAGTTAAATCGGCAGCAATGCGAGAAATTCGGCCAATTTTCCCCATAGAAATTGTAACGAACTCTTGTTCTGGATTTAGAGTTTTAAAGCCACGTGTATAGTTCATCAAGTCGAGAACATCCCGCTCAGTATGAGCCATCACAGAGACCTTTACCAATTTCGGTGTAAAGCTGGTTAATTCCGACATAATTTCCATCATGTTTTCAGGGGTTTCCTGGAAATTGTGGTAGCTTAAGCAAAGATTGGAATAATCCATCATCTGATTAAACTCGGCCTGGTGACCAAAGTACTCAAAATCGACATAATCCGGATGATAGATGTTATTGATATCATGGATAATGGCCACGTACTCTTCACCAGAAAGTTCAATTTCTCCTCCCTGCTCCCGTGTCCGCAGGGTAAATACAATCTCACGACCGGCAAATTTTTCAAAGATGGCAGGCGCAACTTGTAAGATATCATTTTTATCCAAATAATCCGCACGCCATTCAATGACATCTGCTTCCTGATACCGACTGGCATCAATGGCCTGTGCTTCTTCAAAATTTCTTGGCATTACAGAAACAACTAATTTCATTGATCCACCTTAATTGTAAAAACTTTCAAGTAATTACTACTTTCTTCCTTTTCATTGTATCGAAAATCAGCTGGAAGTCCTACCTCACTGATATAGCGATGTTTATGGCCTTTAAAGCCCTTTTCAATTTCTTTTTTAAATTTGTCTCGACTGACATTCGCAGCGTTGGTACTAGCAATCAAAATACCTTTTGGATTTAAAATCTCTAGGGACTGCTCAATTAGTTTGTGATAATCCTTCGCAACTGAGAAGGTACGCTTCTTATTGCGAGCAAAACTCGGCGGATCTAAAACAATCACATCATAGGTCAAACCATGACGCTTGGCATACTTATAATAATCAAAAACGTCCATGACAATAAAGCGGTGCTGGTCTAATTCTAGACCATTTGCCAAAAAATGAGCTTCAGATAGTTCCCGACTACGCTTGGCGAGATCCACAGAGGTCGTCTCCAGTGCTCCTCCCATAGCAGCTGCCACTGAAAAAGCCGCCGTATAGGAAAACATATTGAGCAAGGTTTTGCCTGTTGCTAAACCATCTACTAAACTAGCGCGCACTTCATGTTGGTCCAAGAAGATTCCTGTCATCAAGCCATCATTCAGAAAAACTTGGTAACGAACTCCATTTTCCAAAATACAGAAGGTCTCTGGAGCTTCTTGACCAAATAGATGAGCTGACTCATAACCGGGATCCTTAAAACGGATTTTTTCATATCCTCCCAAGACTTCAGGAAAAACTTCTTGAAAAGCTGCAACGATCAAGTCTCTGATTTGATAGACAAAGGCATTGTATATGGAAAAGACGGCATAATCTTCATAGAGATCAATGGTTAAGCCTCCAAATCCATCGCCTTCTTGATTAAAAATTCTAAAAGCAGTATCCAATTCCGACTGATAATAGGAGAGACGTTTAGACTTAGCTTCAGCAAATAAGTGACAAAAGTAAGCTTGATCCAAGGTGATTTTCTTCGGAGAGATGACCCAACCAAGCCCCTTGTTTTGCTCGGAAAGGTAACCTGTCCCAACAAAGTGGCCCGAAGCTGTAACCAGTTCGACAACCTCATTGTCAAAGGGGAGCTGCCCAAAGTCAACCTTCTCTAAAATCTTATAACCTTTATGGATTTTCTTCTCAATTTGTCGGTTAATTGTCAGCTTTTTCATACTCTCTATTGTATCAAAATTTTCAAAATTTCACAAAGTCTCTTCCTTAAAAATACGATTAATAACAAAGTGATCTCCATCGTTTTAAACATTCTTGCTCTTTTTGTTTAGTAATAGATTACAAATCTCAAACTTAGACTTTCTATCCCTCATTATCTGCTTGCTTTATTTTCAAAACGATCTAAATTATGGTATACTGTTGTAAGAAAATTTTTAGGAAATAAGGCAAGGAAGTATATTTTTGTGAAAAAAATTACCAAAACGATACTCGATGCTATGAGTACCAGACTAGGATTTGTCTTTACCCTACTGTTGCTTTATTGGTTTAAAACCATGTGGGCCTATACAGTAGACTTTAATCTAGATATTCAAGGCTTCTATCAGGTTTTTCTTGCAATCATTAACCCGATACCGTTAAGTCTCTTATTCATCGGTCTCGCTTTTTATATTAAGAGAACCAAACTCTTCTATTTGCTATCTTTTAGCATCTATGTCATTTTATTTATCTGGTTGATATCCAATTCGATTTATTATCGTGAGTTTACAGATTTCGTAACTGTCAATACCATGCTAGCCTCTAGTAAGGTATCCGCTGGTCTTGGGGCAGCAGCCTTAGAATTGTTCCGACCTTGGGACATCATCTATATTCTAGACTTTCCAATTCTAGCTTTCCTCTTTTTTAAAAAATTGGTCAAACTAGATCCCCGTCCATTTAATAAACGGGCAAGTTTTGCAGTTACTTCTCTCTCTGCTATGCTCTTCTCTGCCAACCTTTTCTTGGCAGAGATTGACCGTCCGGAGTTGTTAACGCGTGGATTCTCAAATTATTATGTAGTCCGTGCGCTTGGCTTACCAGCCTTCTTAGGTTACAGTGCCAACCAGACTTACATGGCAAATAAAGAACGCTCAAAAGCCTCTGAAGTAGACTTGAAGCCAGTTGAAGAGTATGTTGCTAGCCACTATGCTCAACCAAATCCTGAAACCTTTGGTCTAGCTAAGGGACGAAATGTCATCTATATCCACTTGGAAAGTTTCCAACAATTCTTGATCGATTATAAATTGAAGGTCGATGGCAAAGAATACGAAGTAACCCCTTTTATCAACTCACTTTACCATTCAAATGAAACCTTTGCATTTGCTAATGTTTTCAACCAGGTAAAAGCTGGTAAAACATCAGATGCAGAGACCATGATTGAAACAGGCTTGTTTGGTTTGAACCAAGGTTCCTTTATGGTGAACTACGGTGGCACCAATACCCAGCAAGCAGCTCCTTTTATTCTTTCTAAGAATGGCTACCAATCCAGTGCTGTTTTCCACGGAAATGCCGGAAGCTTCTGGAACCGTAATACAGCTTACAAACAATGGGGCTACCATTACTTCTTTGATGCCTCTTACTTTACCAAGCAAGATGATACCAATTCCTTCCAATATGGACTCAACGATAAGATCATGTTTAAGGATTCCATCAAGTACTTGGAACACATGCAACAACCGTTTTACACCAAATTCATTACAGTTTCCAACCACTATCCTTATACGACAAGTCTGATTGGTGACGAAGTCGGCTTCCCTCTGGCAGAAACGCAAGATGAAACAATTAATGGGTATTTTGCTACAGCCAACTACTTGGATGCTTCCGTCAAGGCCTTCTTCGATTATCTCAAAGCTTCAGGCTTATATGAGAACTCTATTATTGTTTTGTATGGTGACCACTACGGTATTTCAAACTCTCGGAATCCAGCCCTAGCTCCTCTGCTCGACAAGAACTCGGAGACATGGTCTAGCTATGACAATGCCATGTTGCAACGCGTGCCTTATATGGTGGTGATTCCAGGTATGGACAAGGGGAAAGTGATTGAAACCTACGGTGGAGAGATTGATATGCTTCCGACATTGGAACACTTGTTAGGAATTGATTCTAAGAACTTCCTTCAAGTTGGACAAGACTTATTATCTCCAGATCATAGTCAAATCGTTGCTTTCCGTTCATCTAACTACTTTGTGACCCCTGAGTATACAAGTTACAGTGGCCGGACCTATTACACCAAGACTGGTGAAGAAATCACCAATCCAGACGAAACAACGAAAGAGCAACTCGATAAGATCCGTGAGGCAGCGAATCTTCAACTCAAGATTAGTGATAGTATTCAAACTGGTGATCTCTTACGGTTCTATACCGGTAATGATCTTGGAAAAGTCAACCCAGATGATTACTCTTACAATAACTCGATGAAAGCATTGAAGAAAATCGAAAAAGAAAAAGGGGATGCATCAACCAGTCTCTATAGCCAAAAAGGCAAGCAGTCAACGGTTGATCTCTTCAAGGCTCCTAGCTATAAGGAACTCCATCCTGAACAGTTCAGTTCTTCTTCATCATCGAGTGACGATTCTAGCTCAAGTAGTTCCAGTTCATCTTCATCAGAAAAAAAATAAGAGTGGGACAGAAATCGGTAATTCGTTAGAATTCGATTTCGTCGTCCCACCTCCGCACAGTTTAGTTCTGCTATAAAAGCTGATGAAATCAGCGTAGTAGAACCCACTCAACCACTGCGTCTTACTTGACAATCCAAAGACAATTGAGAGGCTAGGACTTTTGTCCTAGCCTCATTTTAAAATGTAGACAAACTATTTTTACTTAAGGTATCTGGATTGTTTTCAAAAACAACTTCTATTAATTTGGGTCATTAAAGCAAATCTAAAACTTTCCGCTGTGAGAAAAGTTTTAGATCTGTTTAAATGGCACACAAATAGAAGTTATCTTTTTTAAAATCATCTAGCTATTATTTAGAAATAATTGTGTTTCTACATTCTAAAAAAAGATTGGGATTTCCCACTCTTTTTTTTATTTATTTCTTCCATTCAAAGACGGAAGCTGTTAGATTCTCAACATAGAATGGTCGTTTATTTCGACTATTTCCAACAAGAAGCTCAAGATGATCTGCGTTCTGGAGATAGAATGGAAGTCCACTGGTGTTAAAGATGACAGAATAGTGTTTATCCCAATTTAATTCAAAGACGATGACACCACTACCCATATCCGCTGTATGCACAAAGACATGTTGGTAAATTTCCTCATAAGACTCAAGAGACAAGGCAGGTAAGGTCTTCTTCAAATGAATGATTTGACGAATATAGTCAATCGTATCCTTGTTGACAGACACCAGATTCCAATCGACTTGGTTGACGGCATCTGGCGCATTATAGGAATTCATAGCGCGTTCTCGATCTGCCTGGGTCACTTCTCCATCTTCACCCGTTGCAACCAACTTGGTTCTTAGGAACTCTTGACCAACTTGCATAAAGGCCATCCCTTGGAAGAGGAGATTCATGGCTGTCGCCACTTCTACCTGCTTCTTAATTTTTTCCTGAGAGTCATCTGGATGGACATAAGAAAGTAAATCATAGAGGTTGTAGTTATCATGGGCTTCTACATAGTTGAGAACCTGACTTGGAGTTAGGAAGGATCCCATCTCTGCACTACCTAGAACAGACCGCGCAATGATGTCTTCTGTAGACTTCCGACTAACATAGCCACGTTTGATAGAGCCAAAGACCTCAGCCCCCTTAATGGCATCTCGAGAGGTATCATTAAAGAAACCAACCTCAGCCATTTGATAAGCATTGTCCTTCTTGGCCTTATCTTCTGGAGCTAAGCCTGTCCCCATATCCCAACCTTCTCCATAGAGGAGGATCCGTGGATCAATCGCATCCATGGCTTCCCGGATTTCATTCATCGTATCCACATCGTGAATCCCCATCAAGTCAAAGCGGAAACCGTCAATCTTATATTCCGTTACCCAATGTGTCAAGGAATCAATCATGAACTTGCGATACATCTCATGCTCACTGGCTGTCTCATTCCCAACTCCTGTACCATTTTGGAAGGATCCATCTGGATTCATCCGGTAATAATAATCAGGAACAGTTGTTTGGAAGGCGCCATCTTCTGTCGAATAGATATGGTTATAAACGACATCCATAACCACTGAGATTCCTGCTTCATGGTAGGCGTGAATCATTTCTTTTAATTCGCGCATGGTGGTTTTAGGATCGTGAGGTTTGGTCGAATACCAAGTCTCAGGTGCTGAATAATTCTGCACATCGTAGCCCCAGTTGTAGAGGACATTGCCTTCTTCATCGTAGGTCTTATAGCGGTCGGTAACTGGCTGCAATTGCACCACATTAACCCCTAATTCCTTGATGTAATCAAAAGCAGTAGCATCACCCTGGGCGTTCTTAGTCCCAGTCTGGTGAGCCCCTCGGTAGGTTCCTCGATAAGCTTCGTCCACACCGGAAGTTGGAGAAATGGTCAAATCCCGGATATGCATTTCATAGACAACCGCCTGACAGGGATTATCCAGCCGCCAGTCAGCCTTCTCATACGCTTCTGTTTGAAAGGCAGGGAAGATGCGATCATAATGGGAAAGAATGGCTGATTTTTTCCCATTTTCACTGGTAGCGATCGTATAAGGATCACGCGCAATCTCCGTATGGTAATCAAAATAAACCTTGTACTGATAAGCTAGTCCACTGAGGTTCCCCATGACATCGGCATACCAGACACCACAATTATTTCGAACATGGTCGCTAGATTCACGCTGGCCACGAACCATTGGAACAATCTTCCAAACCTTGCTGTCATTAGCAACAGAATCATAGATGAGGAGGTCTACTTTATTGGCAGTAGGTGCCCAGAGTTTAAAGCGGTAATCATCATCCTGCTGGCGATAGCCCAACCATCCTTGATATCCCCATTTGGCATCAAATTCCTGGTAATGAGTCGCCATATCAAAAGCATGTGGCTTCCGACGGCTGTATTCATGACTAGTCATTGCAGCCTGTAAGGAATAATAAACGGTATCATCCCCTTGAATTAACCAGACTTCTCGCAAATGCCCTTCAGGCAAAAGCTCGATATGGTATTCGTCTGACTGACTGATCCAGTTTCCTTCCTTGATGATGACATGACCAAACCGTTGAGGCGTCTCACAGTTATATACTAAGAGCCCCTCAACTCCAAAATAATCGAGCTTGGAGAAGGATACTTCCTCCCCCAAAACCCCTTCATGCCACTTCCACATATCACGTGCAAAATAATCGCCTACAGGATGATGGTAGTGGATTTTAACTTGATACTGATGCATCTTATTGTATTTCCTATTTCCTAACTAAGAAGAAATGAACATTGCCCACTCTCAGCAATGAATCTCCATTATTCTTCTGATTTATATTCCGAATGGACCAAGGCATCGTCATTAATTTCATCGATGTTGGCAAAAAATTCTAAGTGATTGTGGAAGACTTCCAGTTCCACCGGTGTATCTCCCCCGTATTCACCATCTAGATTGATCTTAAACTCTTCTTTCTTATCCAAAACTTCAATCTTCAATTTAGATGTTTTGAGGTATTCAATATTTGAATCCTTGACATGTTTTCCACCATTGACGGCTTGCATAATCAAAGACAACATATCAAATAATTTAGCGGTTTTCACTAAAATCAAAGTGAAATTACCATCATCCAATTTAGCATCTGGTGCTACACTTTCAAAGCCACCGATTGAATTGGTCAAAGCCACGAAAACAAGAGAAACTGGTCCAACATAGACCCCATTATCGTGTTCAATCCGCACCTTGCGGGTTTTATTTTTGGGGAACTTCTTCACCCCTTCAGCCACATAAGCAAAGTAGCCATAACGCGACTTCACCTCACTCGGTACACTAAAGGTCAATTCAGACAAGGTCCCTGCAGCAGCAATATTGATAAAATATTTACTTCCGTATGCCCGTCCAATGTCCATTTGGATGGTTTGGTTCTTTTCAATAATCCTTGCAGCAGCTACAGGATCTCCCATTGGAATCTTCAGAGCACGCGCGTAATCATTGGTTGTTCCCGTAGGGATAAAAGCCATTTTTGGACGGTGTTCGAGACTAGCAACCCCGTTAACTACCTCATTAATGGTTCCATCTCCCCCAGCGGCAATGATCAAATCAAATCCTGCCTTAGCAGCCCGTTCTGCTTCTAATTGGGCTGATAAGGGCTCTGGAGTGGTCTGATAGGCACTTGTTTCATAGCCGACATCCTCTAACACATCTAAGACTTCTGCGATGTTCTTTTTAATGATTTCCTGACCAGAGGTCGGATTATATATCACTCGTGCTTTTTTAATCTTATTTTCCATACATGCCTCTATAAACTCTCAAGCCAGGCTTCATCCTGTATTTCAATCGATAATTCCTGCGCTTTGCTTAATTTACTTCCCGCATCGCTACCTGCAACCAACAGGTCAGTTTTCTTGGACACGGAGCCTGTGACTTTAGCCCCTAAGGCTTCTAATTTAGCCTTAGCTTCAGAACGTGTCAGACGTTCCAGTTTACCTGTTAAGACGACTGTTTTACCGGACAATGGTGCGTCTGCTGCAACCTTTTGTCCTAGGTACTCTAAGTTTACCCCAGCATCCTTAAGCTCTTCTAAAAGAAGCCGAGAGCCTTCCTGAGCAAAATAACGCTGGAGACTTTCTGCAACGACCATTCCTAAACTGTCTATCGCTGCAATCGTTTCAACCTCTGCTTCTGCTAAAGCTGGAATGGAATGAAACTCTTGGAGCAAGAGCTGGCTGGCCTTACTTCCTACATGACGAATTCCCAGTCCAAACAATAGTTTTTCAGCAGAATTCCCCTTAGATGCTTGAATAGCATCTACTAACTTCTGGGCAGATTTTTCTTTAAAACCTTCTAATTGTAAAAGATCCTCAACCGTCAGCCGGTAAATACCTGCCACATCCTGTACCAGTTCTTTGGCAAACAGTTTTTCCACCACAGCTGGCCCCAACCCTGTTATATTCATGGCATCCCGGCTGGCAAAGTGAGCGAGCCCTTCCTTTATTTGAGCAGGACAACGGGGGTTGATACAACGCAAGGCCACTTCATCCTCAAAATGAAGGAGCTCACTCTGACAACTTGGACAGTGACTGGGAATCTCTAATTTTTCTTCTGATACGCGCTTATCCATAACAACCCGTAGAACAGCTGGAATAATATCCCCTGCTTTATAGACAATGACGGTATCGTCTTTGCGAATATCTTTCTCAGCAATGTAATCTACATTATGGAGAGTAGCCCGACTGACAGTCGTCCCTGCTAGTTGAACGGGAGTCAAATTAGCAGTTGGTGTCACCACTCCTGTCCGACCAACAGTCCAATCAACTGACAAGAGTTTTGCTTCCTTCTCCTCAGCTGGGAACTTGTAAGCC
Proteins encoded:
- the aroB gene encoding 3-dehydroquinate synthase — translated: MKVNVDLPKNGYEIVIENGAIQKVGTWLSHLWEPQKVAVITDNHVGSLYASQVVKCLESEGFTVVHYEFLEGEASKNLTTVQKVYEFLAKNGMTRSDGILALGGGVVGDLAGFVASTYMRGIHFVQVPTSLTAQVDSSIGGKTGVNTLYAKNLVGTFAQPAGVLIDPEVLRTLGQRELIEGMGEVIKYGLIEDPELWEELEGMDGSVESIYEHAESLIAHSCQVKRKMVVEDELDQGIRLYLNFGHTLGHAIEATAGYGQVMHGEAVAIGMVQVTKVAEAKGLVQAGLTRAIRQMCQKFGLPVEFHKWDKEELYQALTLDKKARGNQLKLVLVPEIGTCQIHPVPLEEMKDFLN
- the aroE gene encoding shikimate dehydrogenase, whose protein sequence is MRIDGYTRMAAVIAKPIRHSISPFIHNHAYQLTATNAVYLAWEVAEEQVEQSLQQLRVLDMLGANISMPYKKKVLPYLDQVDESAQLIGSVNTIVQKDGCLTGYNTDGLGFLKSLPKTFSIKDKKLVLLGAGGAATAIILEAIRQGVAEIHLFVRPESLAKYQATFSPLSEALSFSIVLHDLSRRDQVNAMMVGTDLLINATGLGMDGVSLPVPKDFTFPKGCLVADLAYFPAKTPFLQLAEEQELQTVNGLGMLFHQAALAFELMTYKTFPEQEVWQALKLEYPEYVLEK
- the aroD gene encoding type I 3-dehydroquinate dehydratase, translated to MKLVVSVMPRNFEEAQAIDASRYQEADVIEWRADYLDKNDILQVAPAIFEKFAGREIVFTLRTREQGGEIELSGEEYVAIIHDINNIYHPDYVDFEYFGHQAEFNQMMDYSNLCLSYHNFQETPENMMEIMSELTSFTPKLVKVSVMAHTERDVLDLMNYTRGFKTLNPEQEFVTISMGKIGRISRIAADLTGSVWSYASVGEESAPGQISLASMHKIREILDED
- a CDS encoding class I SAM-dependent rRNA methyltransferase, with protein sequence MKKLTINRQIEKKIHKGYKILEKVDFGQLPFDNEVVELVTASGHFVGTGYLSEQNKGLGWVISPKKITLDQAYFCHLFAEAKSKRLSYYQSELDTAFRIFNQEGDGFGGLTIDLYEDYAVFSIYNAFVYQIRDLIVAAFQEVFPEVLGGYEKIRFKDPGYESAHLFGQEAPETFCILENGVRYQVFLNDGLMTGIFLDQHEVRASLVDGLATGKTLLNMFSYTAAFSVAAAMGGALETTSVDLAKRSRELSEAHFLANGLELDQHRFIVMDVFDYYKYAKRHGLTYDVIVLDPPSFARNKKRTFSVAKDYHKLIEQSLEILNPKGILIASTNAANVSRDKFKKEIEKGFKGHKHRYISEVGLPADFRYNEKEESSNYLKVFTIKVDQ
- a CDS encoding LTA synthase family protein codes for the protein MKKITKTILDAMSTRLGFVFTLLLLYWFKTMWAYTVDFNLDIQGFYQVFLAIINPIPLSLLFIGLAFYIKRTKLFYLLSFSIYVILFIWLISNSIYYREFTDFVTVNTMLASSKVSAGLGAAALELFRPWDIIYILDFPILAFLFFKKLVKLDPRPFNKRASFAVTSLSAMLFSANLFLAEIDRPELLTRGFSNYYVVRALGLPAFLGYSANQTYMANKERSKASEVDLKPVEEYVASHYAQPNPETFGLAKGRNVIYIHLESFQQFLIDYKLKVDGKEYEVTPFINSLYHSNETFAFANVFNQVKAGKTSDAETMIETGLFGLNQGSFMVNYGGTNTQQAAPFILSKNGYQSSAVFHGNAGSFWNRNTAYKQWGYHYFFDASYFTKQDDTNSFQYGLNDKIMFKDSIKYLEHMQQPFYTKFITVSNHYPYTTSLIGDEVGFPLAETQDETINGYFATANYLDASVKAFFDYLKASGLYENSIIVLYGDHYGISNSRNPALAPLLDKNSETWSSYDNAMLQRVPYMVVIPGMDKGKVIETYGGEIDMLPTLEHLLGIDSKNFLQVGQDLLSPDHSQIVAFRSSNYFVTPEYTSYSGRTYYTKTGEEITNPDETTKEQLDKIREAANLQLKISDSIQTGDLLRFYTGNDLGKVNPDDYSYNNSMKALKKIEKEKGDASTSLYSQKGKQSTVDLFKAPSYKELHPEQFSSSSSSSDDSSSSSSSSSSSEKK
- the pulA gene encoding type I pullulanase, whose protein sequence is MHQYQVKIHYHHPVGDYFARDMWKWHEGVLGEEVSFSKLDYFGVEGLLVYNCETPQRFGHVIIKEGNWISQSDEYHIELLPEGHLREVWLIQGDDTVYYSLQAAMTSHEYSRRKPHAFDMATHYQEFDAKWGYQGWLGYRQQDDDYRFKLWAPTANKVDLLIYDSVANDSKVWKIVPMVRGQRESSDHVRNNCGVWYADVMGNLSGLAYQYKVYFDYHTEIARDPYTIATSENGKKSAILSHYDRIFPAFQTEAYEKADWRLDNPCQAVVYEMHIRDLTISPTSGVDEAYRGTYRGAHQTGTKNAQGDATAFDYIKELGVNVVQLQPVTDRYKTYDEEGNVLYNWGYDVQNYSAPETWYSTKPHDPKTTMRELKEMIHAYHEAGISVVMDVVYNHIYSTEDGAFQTTVPDYYYRMNPDGSFQNGTGVGNETASEHEMYRKFMIDSLTHWVTEYKIDGFRFDLMGIHDVDTMNEIREAMDAIDPRILLYGEGWDMGTGLAPEDKAKKDNAYQMAEVGFFNDTSRDAIKGAEVFGSIKRGYVSRKSTEDIIARSVLGSAEMGSFLTPSQVLNYVEAHDNYNLYDLLSYVHPDDSQEKIKKQVEVATAMNLLFQGMAFMQVGQEFLRTKLVATGEDGEVTQADRERAMNSYNAPDAVNQVDWNLVSVNKDTIDYIRQIIHLKKTLPALSLESYEEIYQHVFVHTADMGSGVIVFELNWDKHYSVIFNTSGLPFYLQNADHLELLVGNSRNKRPFYVENLTASVFEWKK
- a CDS encoding diacylglycerol kinase family lipid kinase; amino-acid sequence: MENKIKKARVIYNPTSGQEIIKKNIAEVLDVLEDVGYETSAYQTTPEPLSAQLEAERAAKAGFDLIIAAGGDGTINEVVNGVASLEHRPKMAFIPTGTTNDYARALKIPMGDPVAAARIIEKNQTIQMDIGRAYGSKYFINIAAAGTLSELTFSVPSEVKSRYGYFAYVAEGVKKFPKNKTRKVRIEHDNGVYVGPVSLVFVALTNSIGGFESVAPDAKLDDGNFTLILVKTAKLFDMLSLIMQAVNGGKHVKDSNIEYLKTSKLKIEVLDKKEEFKINLDGEYGGDTPVELEVFHNHLEFFANIDEINDDALVHSEYKSEE
- the ligA gene encoding NAD-dependent DNA ligase LigA, with translation METRIKELVTLLNHYAEEYYTKDAPSVSDYEYDQLYRELVALEEAHPELVQPNSPTHRVGGTILKGFEKYQHAYPLYSLQDAFSYEELVAFDQRVRKEFPAVTYVCELKIDGLSISLSYVDGVLETGATRGDGSIGENITENLKRVRDIPLVLPEPLTLTVRGECYMPRASFDAVNLSRQENGEAEFANPRNAAAGTLRQLDTKIVAERKLATFLYQEASPTDQTSQEKVLAKLDRLGFVVNPHHKTATSIEQVWDYIQEVAAMRDQLPYDIDGVVIKVNDLAVQEELGFTVKAPKWAVAYKFPAEEKEAKLLSVDWTVGRTGVVTPTANLTPVQLAGTTVSRATLHNVDYIAEKDIRKDDTVIVYKAGDIIPAVLRVVMDKRVSEEKLEIPSHCPSCQSELLHFEDEVALRCINPRCPAQIKEGLAHFASRDAMNITGLGPAVVEKLFAKELVQDVAGIYRLTVEDLLQLEGFKEKSAQKLVDAIQASKGNSAEKLLFGLGIRHVGSKASQLLLQEFHSIPALAEAEVETIAAIDSLGMVVAESLQRYFAQEGSRLLLEELKDAGVNLEYLGQKVAADAPLSGKTVVLTGKLERLTRSEAKAKLEALGAKVTGSVSKKTDLLVAGSDAGSKLSKAQELSIEIQDEAWLESL